The stretch of DNA CAGCACCTGCCCCGTAGCGTCGTACGCCAGCGGCACCTCGCAGCGGGAGCACGCCGGCGTGTGGCCACACTCGGTGCACAGGAGCAGGGCGGCATATCCCTTGCGGTGGACAAAGAGGAGGGCGCGTCCGCCTCCCCTCAGCGTCCGCTCCAGCGCGGCCACCAGGGGCGGGCTCAGCTCCTTCCCCGCCTGGCCGCGCCGCCGCAGGTCCACGACCACCAGCCGCGGCGGGCGCGATCCTTCCGGCCGCAGCACCGCCACCGCAGGCTGGCCGACCAGCGCGAAGGTCTCCACTGAGGGGACCTCGTCCGCCAGCAGCAGCGTCGCTCCCGCCACCTCCGCCCGGCGCCGCGCCACCTCCCGCACATGGTAGCGGGGTACCCGCTCCTCGCGGTGACCCACATCGGCCTCCTCGTCCACCAGCACCAGGCCCAGGCGCTCAAGCGGGGCGAAAACGGCGCCGCGCGTGCCGGCCACCACCATCGCCTCGCCGCGGCGCACCGCGAGCCATCGGGCCAGGCGGGCCTCATCGGGCAGGCCGGCATGCAGCACCGCCACCTCGGCGCCCAGCACATCGTGCACCCGCCGGGCGAACCGCTCCACCGCCGCCACCGAGGCGAAGAGTGCCAGTACCCCCTTTCCCCGACGCAGGGTGTCGCTGACGGCCGCCAGGTAGGTGCCCTCCCGTTTCCTGCCCAGCAGCACCACGTCGCGCCGTGTCTCCCTGCCAGGCGTCCACAGCGCCGGGTGGACGCGCAGACGCCGCGGCCTGGAGGATGGAGCTGCGGGAGGCGCCTGTGGCAGCAGCACCCGCAGCCGCACCGAGCCTTCCGCCAGCCAGCGCCGCAGCAGCTCCGCTGCCCCCGGGCCCAGGACCCGCCCCAGCGTCTCCACCTCCACACCGCGCTCGCCCAGCGCCTGCAGCCGCCGGGAGGGCGCCAGGGAGGAACCCACGGCCATCGCCACGCGCACGCGGCGCATCAGCCCCGGAGGCAGCATGGCGGCAATGGCCTCGCCTGTCGAGCAGAGGTAGTGGTTGGAGATCCACCGAGCCAGCTCCAGCAGGTCGGCAGGAAGCGGCGAGATATCGGGCAGCACCGCAACCACCGGCCGCAGCGGCCTCTCTCCGTCGGGGGCGGGCCCGAGGACGTAGCCCACGGCCAGACGCGTCCGCAGCGGCACCAGGACCGCCGCCCCGGGTGGCAGCCCCTCGGCGGCCGCATAGGTCAGGGCCGCGTCTCCCACGGCCAGGGGCACGTCCACCGCCACCAGGACGGCGTAGGCCAGGGCGCCACCGGGGTGGATGAAGGCACCGCCGGGGGATGAGGCCCGATGGGCGGGCGGCGCGTCCGCGGCCCGCGTCACCGCCGCGTCAGGAGGTGCCGGTGAGCAGGCGCAGCGCCTCGCGCAGGATCGTCTCCGGCTCGGACATCCTGCCCATCCCCTCACGGCCCGAGGCCAGCCGCCCGTACTCCGGCCCGACGATGTGTGCCCCGCGGCTGCGCAATTTCTCCAGGTGCTCGTCCACCGTGGGGTGGGCGTACATCAGGTCGCTCATGGCCGGGGCAATCAGCAGCGGCGCGCGCGTGGCCAGGGCGGTGGCGGTGATCAGGTCGTCGGCCAGGCCCAGGGCCAGCTTGGCCAGGGTGTGCGCCGTCGCCGGGGCGATGATGAAGAGATCGGCTCGCGCGCCCAGCGTCACGTGCGGTTCCTCCCAGGGATTCTCCGCGGCCCATAGGTCGGTGAGCACAGGCTGCTGGGAGAGCGCGCGGAAGGTGAGGGGCTGGACGAACTGCGTGGCCGCAGCGGTCATCAGCACGTGCACCTCCGCCCCCTCCTGGCGCAGGCCGCTGACCACGTACCCCACCTTGTAGGCGGCGATGCCGCCGGTGATCCCCACCAGCACCACCTTGCCCGCCGCCTTGCCCCGCTGGTTCACCGCCGCTCCCCGCCCGACTCCGCCGCGCCCACGGGGCGGTCCGGCCGGGCCATGCGTTCCGCCAGCAGCGCCAGGACGTCCACCAGGTCCTCCGCCGACCAGAACCCTGTGTCCAGGACCACGTGATAGATCGAGAGGTTGGTGATGTCCACGCCGTAAAGCGTGCGGTAGCGCTGCCACTCGCTGGCCTCCCGTTCCCGCAGGTCGCGCTCGGCCGCCTCCACCGGAATGCCCTCCCGCTGCGCTACCCGAGCCGCCCGCACCGGGAGGTCCGCGTGCAGCCAGACCTTCAGGTCCGCCGGCACCATCCACCCGGCCAGCCGGCTCTCCACGACGCAGCGGCCAGCGCGGGCCATCTCCGCCTGCATCCGATCCACGTCCCGGTCGACGGTGGGGTCCTGCTCCGCCAGGCGGTTCAGCTCCAGCACCGAGAGGCCCCGCTGCCGCGCCATCTCCCGGAAGGCCTCGCCTGCCGAGAGATATCGGTAGCCCAGCCGCTGCGCCAGGGCCCGCGCCACCGTGCTCTTGCCCACCCCGATTGGCCCGGCGATGGCGACAATCACGGGCGCCCAGGCAGGGTCACTCCGCCGACTCCTCCTCCGGCTCGCGCGCCGCAAAGCGGTGCGCCACCGTCTCCGGCTGCACGGCGGAGAGGACCACGTGCCCGCTGTCCGTGATGACCACGGCGCGGGTGCGCCGCCCGTAGGTGGCGTCGATGAGCATGCCCCGCTCCCGCGCCTCCTGGATGATGCGTTTCACCGGCGCGGAATCGGGGGCTACGATGGCGATAACCCGGTTGGCGGCGACGATGTTGCCGAACCCGATGTTGATCAGCCGTGGCTCCATGCGCACCTGGCGACGTCTCCCCTCCCCCGTGCCTACTCCACGTTCTGCACCTGCTCTCGCAGGCTTTCCAGTTCCCCTTTGATGGCGATCACCGATCGGGAGATCTCCAGATCGTTGGCCTTGGCCCCGATGGTGTTGGTCTCCCGTCCCATCTCCTGCAGAAGGAATTCGAGCTTCCGTCCCACCGCGCCTTCCCCCGCCATCGCCTCACGGTAGTGCGCCAGGTGGCTGCGCAGCCGCGTCACCTCCTCGGTGATGTCGCTGCGCTCGGCGAGGAGCGCCAGCTCCGCCGCCAGCCGCCCCTCATCCAGCGGCACCTCACCCAGCAGCTCCGTCAGGCGCTGCCGCAGGCGTCCCGCGTACTCGGCCACCGCCACCTGCGCCCGCTGCGCCACCTGCTCCACCAGCGCCTGCACCCGATCCAGCCGTGCCACAGCGTCGGCGGCCAGCCGGGCGCCCTCCTCCGCCCGCATGCGCAGCAGCTCCTGCAGCGCCGCGGCGACCACCCGCTCCAGGTCGGGCCACAGCGCAGTGACATCCTCCCGCGCCTCCTCCAGCCGGACCACTTCGGGGAAGGCCAGGAGGTGGGGCAGCGTCACCTCGCCGCGCAGGCGCAGCGCCCGCTTCACCTGGCGCGTCGCCGCCAGGTACTCCCGGGCCAGGGCCAGATCGGCGCGCACCGCCCGGGGACGGCCACCCGGGGCCTCCCGCGACACGGTGACCTCCACGCGCCCCCGCTGGATCCCGCGCTGCACCACCCCGCGGACGCGATCCTCCAGCGCCGCCAGCTCCCGGGGCAGCCGCACCTGGATCTCCGTGAAGCGGTGGTTCAGCGACCGCATCTCCACGCTGATCCGCCCCCAGGGCGTGTCCGTGACCGCCGCGCCGAATCCGGTCATCGAACGCATTCCCACACCTCCCGCTGGGTGCTTCGGTCTTGCCCTACCCTCTCCTTCCCCGCTTGCCATCCCTTGCCCGGAGGGAAGGGCGCAGACTAACGTGACATGGGAGTGCACCCGCCATGGCAGCGGAGCCGTTCATCCCTCCGACGTTCGACAGCCTGGTACTGGCCGCGGTGGCGCGGGAGATCGGGCAGCGCCTGGGCGGGGCCCGCGTCAGCGGCGTGCTGCAACCCGATGCGGCAACCGTCGGCCTGCGCCTGCGCACGCGCGGGGGGACCGCGGGGCTTATCTGCTCCATCCACCCGCGGTGGGCCCGCTGCGTGATCGCCTCTCTCCCCGATGGCCGCTCCCACCAGGCGTTCGCGTTGCAGCTCCGCGCCCGGCTGGCAGGGGCGCGGCTGCGTGCCGTTGCGGTGGAGCCCTTCGAGCGGGTCCTCGTGCTCACGTGGGAGACGCTGGAAGGCGACCTCCGGCTGATCCTGGAGCTGATGGGCCGGCACTCCAACCTGCTTCTGGTCCAGGAGGAGCGCATCGCCGGCGCTCTGAAGACGGTCACACCGGCGATGAGCCGGGTGCGGCCGGTCGCCGCCGGCCAGCCCTACGTCCGTCCGCCGCGGGACCGCCCCACCCCTGCGGAAGTGGACCCGGCGGCGTTGCGCCGGTGGCTGGCGGAAGGCCGGCCGCTGACCGAGACGCTGGTGTCGCGCCTACTTGGCCTCAGCCGGCCGCTGGCCGCACACCTGGCCCTGGCCGCGGGACTGCCGCCGCAACAGCCCGCGCCTCCGCAGGCAGCCGAGGTGCTCTTGGGCAGACTGCTCGACCTGGCGGATCTCGCCCTGACCGGGGCCTTCTCCCCCGTCTGGTACGCGGACGGCACCGGCCGCCCGGTGGCCTACGCTGCGATTCCTCTGCTCACCTACCGGGAGCTCACCCCGCATCCCGTCGGCTCCATGAGCGCGGCGGTGGTGCGGGTGGTTGAGGAGCAGGCACGCGCTGCGGTGCTGGGTGAGCACCGGCGGGCGCTGCTGGGCCGCATCGCCGACCGCCTGGGCCGGACGGAACGCGCCGCTGCCCAGGTGGAATCGCACCTGACCGAAGCGGCGGAGGCGGACCGCTGGCGTCGCTTCGGCCAGCTCCTGCTGGCCTACGCCTCGACCGTTCCGCCCGGCGCCACCGCGGTCACCGTCCCCGACTTCGACGGGAAGCCGGTCACGATCCCGCTCGACCCGCAGCGCAGCCCGGTCGCCAACGCGCAGGCCTGCTTCAGGCGCCATGCCAGGGATGCCGCCAGCCGCCGGATCCTTCCGGAGCGTCTGGCCGCCCTGCGGCAGGAGCGCGCCTACCTGGAGCAGATGCGCACCCTCGCTGAGCTGGCCACGACTCAGGAGGAGATACGCACGCTTGCGCACGAACTGGAGGAGGCAGGAGTCCTGCGGCAGCCCGCCGACCGGCGAAAGCGTTCGGCGGAGAGGGCGTTGCCGCGGACTTTCATCACTGCCACGGGGCTGCGCATCCTGGTCGGGCGCAGCGGCCGGGAGAACGACTACGTGACCTTTACTCTGGCTCGGGCCGACGACCTGTGGTTGCACGCGCGCGGGATGCCCGGCGCGCACGTGGTCCTGAAGACCCACGGGCGGACCCCCAGCCCGGCCGACGTGGAGACGGCGGCCGAGGTGGCGGCGTACTTCAGCCAGGGGCGGGATGCCGCCAGGGTGCCCGTCGACGTGGTCCTGAGGCGTCACGTACGCAAGATGAAAGGAGCGAGACCGGGGATGGTGACCTACCGGCAGGAGCAGACCCTCATGGTGGCCCCGAGGCTCCCGCAGCCCGCGGCAGTCAGTGCCGGGCAACAGGAAGGACCGGGAGCGTGAGCGCGGTCGCCATCATCGGGGGCACCGGCCACCTGGGGCTGGGGCTGGCGGCGCGCTGGGCGCAGGCCGGACGCCGGGTGATCATCGGCTCGCGACAGGCGGCGAAGGCGCTGGCAGCGGCGCAGGAGGCGCTGGCGCTGACAGGTGAGAGCACCGACGGCGCCATCAGCGGCGCCCTGAACCGAGAGGCGGCCGCCGCCGCGGAGGTGGTCGTCCTCACCATCCCCTTCGCGGCGCAGGCGGCCATCCTGTCAGAGGTGCGGCCGGTGGTGGCGGGCAAGGTTGTGGTGGACACCACGGTGCCGCTGCGGCAGTACGCCCCCCCACTGCTGGAGGAGATCCCCGCGGGGTCGGCGGCCGCGCAGGCCCAGGCCCTGTTGCCAGAGGCCCGGGTGGTGGCCGCGTTGCACACGGT from Armatimonadota bacterium encodes:
- the priA gene encoding primosomal protein N' codes for the protein MTRAADAPPAHRASSPGGAFIHPGGALAYAVLVAVDVPLAVGDAALTYAAAEGLPPGAAVLVPLRTRLAVGYVLGPAPDGERPLRPVVAVLPDISPLPADLLELARWISNHYLCSTGEAIAAMLPPGLMRRVRVAMAVGSSLAPSRRLQALGERGVEVETLGRVLGPGAAELLRRWLAEGSVRLRVLLPQAPPAAPSSRPRRLRVHPALWTPGRETRRDVVLLGRKREGTYLAAVSDTLRRGKGVLALFASVAAVERFARRVHDVLGAEVAVLHAGLPDEARLARWLAVRRGEAMVVAGTRGAVFAPLERLGLVLVDEEADVGHREERVPRYHVREVARRRAEVAGATLLLADEVPSVETFALVGQPAVAVLRPEGSRPPRLVVVDLRRRGQAGKELSPPLVAALERTLRGGGRALLFVHRKGYAALLLCTECGHTPACSRCEVPLAYDATGQVLRCRYCRDEAPAPSVCSRCGGRVFAAQGIGTQRVARLARALRLGPVFRLDTDVVRRRGEAAALLQQFRDRGGILVGTPLVLEVEGLPAVDLAGVVLADAPLRYPDYRAPEQGLRTLWRLGGLARSWYVVQTYAPDHPALLALRRRDLRLFYREELRLRRAFRYPPYGEVLSIEVAGRDPAAREAAVVLAAIVAVEVEVLGPARLRRGRQSHWQVVFRGRTAAVRNALEAWLRHPPAGVRAAIEVNP
- a CDS encoding flavoprotein; translated protein: MNQRGKAAGKVVLVGITGGIAAYKVGYVVSGLRQEGAEVHVLMTAAATQFVQPLTFRALSQQPVLTDLWAAENPWEEPHVTLGARADLFIIAPATAHTLAKLALGLADDLITATALATRAPLLIAPAMSDLMYAHPTVDEHLEKLRSRGAHIVGPEYGRLASGREGMGRMSEPETILREALRLLTGTS
- a CDS encoding AAA family ATPase, translated to MIVAIAGPIGVGKSTVARALAQRLGYRYLSAGEAFREMARQRGLSVLELNRLAEQDPTVDRDVDRMQAEMARAGRCVVESRLAGWMVPADLKVWLHADLPVRAARVAQREGIPVEAAERDLREREASEWQRYRTLYGVDITNLSIYHVVLDTGFWSAEDLVDVLALLAERMARPDRPVGAAESGGERR
- a CDS encoding DUF370 domain-containing protein, which translates into the protein MEPRLINIGFGNIVAANRVIAIVAPDSAPVKRIIQEARERGMLIDATYGRRTRAVVITDSGHVVLSAVQPETVAHRFAAREPEEESAE
- a CDS encoding YicC/YloC family endoribonuclease; protein product: MRSMTGFGAAVTDTPWGRISVEMRSLNHRFTEIQVRLPRELAALEDRVRGVVQRGIQRGRVEVTVSREAPGGRPRAVRADLALAREYLAATRQVKRALRLRGEVTLPHLLAFPEVVRLEEAREDVTALWPDLERVVAAALQELLRMRAEEGARLAADAVARLDRVQALVEQVAQRAQVAVAEYAGRLRQRLTELLGEVPLDEGRLAAELALLAERSDITEEVTRLRSHLAHYREAMAGEGAVGRKLEFLLQEMGRETNTIGAKANDLEISRSVIAIKGELESLREQVQNVE
- a CDS encoding NFACT family protein; protein product: MAAEPFIPPTFDSLVLAAVAREIGQRLGGARVSGVLQPDAATVGLRLRTRGGTAGLICSIHPRWARCVIASLPDGRSHQAFALQLRARLAGARLRAVAVEPFERVLVLTWETLEGDLRLILELMGRHSNLLLVQEERIAGALKTVTPAMSRVRPVAAGQPYVRPPRDRPTPAEVDPAALRRWLAEGRPLTETLVSRLLGLSRPLAAHLALAAGLPPQQPAPPQAAEVLLGRLLDLADLALTGAFSPVWYADGTGRPVAYAAIPLLTYRELTPHPVGSMSAAVVRVVEEQARAAVLGEHRRALLGRIADRLGRTERAAAQVESHLTEAAEADRWRRFGQLLLAYASTVPPGATAVTVPDFDGKPVTIPLDPQRSPVANAQACFRRHARDAASRRILPERLAALRQERAYLEQMRTLAELATTQEEIRTLAHELEEAGVLRQPADRRKRSAERALPRTFITATGLRILVGRSGRENDYVTFTLARADDLWLHARGMPGAHVVLKTHGRTPSPADVETAAEVAAYFSQGRDAARVPVDVVLRRHVRKMKGARPGMVTYRQEQTLMVAPRLPQPAAVSAGQQEGPGA
- the npdG gene encoding NADPH-dependent F420 reductase — its product is MSAVAIIGGTGHLGLGLAARWAQAGRRVIIGSRQAAKALAAAQEALALTGESTDGAISGALNREAAAAAEVVVLTIPFAAQAAILSEVRPVVAGKVVVDTTVPLRQYAPPLLEEIPAGSAAAQAQALLPEARVVAALHTVSQAVVRRVGQPLEGDVLICGDDDEAKAVVAALVADLGARALDAGGLTQAATLERLAALVIGLNQRYRRRAVGVRFTGI